One region of Eretmochelys imbricata isolate rEreImb1 chromosome 2, rEreImb1.hap1, whole genome shotgun sequence genomic DNA includes:
- the LOC144261477 gene encoding uncharacterized protein LOC144261477: MPSFGEAQLPRALGYFGGAPVLHSDEEVLDEETEEEYGEQVTGGFSGVASQELFLMLEHPSQSLPYSTGKPDVGEGTSAGNVALRGLAIRTSGVVQPDKEEKKESMGRYVPRDPASLCLEEHPSGQNGKGECGEEKRAAKGQMQQDVTVLLKTGQTCWRLLQTFWSK; this comes from the exons ATGCCATCCTTTGGGGAGGCCCAACTGCCAAGAGCCCTTGGATACTTCGGGGGGGCCCCTGTATTGCACAGTGACGAGGAGGTATTGGATGAGGAAACGGAGGAGGAGTATGGGGAACAGGTGACTGGAGGATTCAGTGGTGTGGCAAGCCAGGAACTCTTTCTGATGCTGGAGCACCCGAGCCAGTCCCTACCGTACAGCACTGGCAAGCCTGATGTAGGGGAAGGAACTTCTG CTGGAAATGTGGCTTTGAGGGGTCTCGCCATCCGCACCAGTGGAGTGGTTCagccagataaggaggaaaagaaagagagcaTGGGACGATATGTTCcaagagatcctgcaagcctctgCTTGGAGGAGCACCCTTCTGGACAGAATGGGAAAGGAGAGTGCGGAGAGGAGAAACGTGCTGCAAAAGGACAGATGCAGCAAGATGTGACAGTGCTTCTCAAGACCGGACAGACATGCTGGAGACTCTTACAGACCTTCTGGTCTAAGTGA